From a region of the Listeria monocytogenes ATCC 19117 genome:
- a CDS encoding adenine phosphoribosyltransferase yields MEIKDLQDYVAIVNDWPKKGIVFKDITPLMNDGEAYRFATDKIVEYAKELKIDIIVGPEARGFIIGCPVAYALGIGFAPVRKPGKLPRETIEMEYDLEYGTNKLSMHSDAIKPGQRVLITDDLLATGGTIEATIKLVEELGGIVAGCAFLIELKELEGHKKLNGYDRLILMQL; encoded by the coding sequence ATGGAAATTAAAGATTTACAAGATTATGTAGCGATTGTGAACGATTGGCCCAAAAAAGGGATTGTATTTAAAGACATCACACCCCTTATGAATGACGGAGAAGCATATCGTTTTGCTACAGATAAAATTGTGGAATACGCAAAAGAATTAAAAATTGATATTATTGTTGGACCAGAAGCACGTGGCTTTATTATCGGCTGCCCAGTTGCTTATGCGTTAGGAATTGGTTTTGCGCCTGTTCGTAAACCAGGAAAACTTCCTCGTGAAACAATCGAAATGGAATACGATTTAGAATATGGTACGAATAAATTATCTATGCATAGTGATGCGATTAAACCGGGGCAACGCGTTTTAATTACAGATGATTTACTTGCAACTGGTGGAACAATCGAAGCAACTATCAAACTTGTAGAAGAATTAGGCGGTATTGTTGCTGGTTGTGCTTTCTTAATCGAACTAAAAGAGCTAGAAGGACATAAAAAATTAAATGGTTACGACCGTTTAATCCTTATGCAATTATAA
- the dtd gene encoding D-aminoacyl-tRNA deacylase, whose amino-acid sequence MRVLLQRCYEASVSVEEEVISEIAGGLCLLVGFTHKDTPETVDYMAKKIVGLRIFEDESEKMNISLAERGGAILSVSQFTLYADVSRGKRPSFTKSAPAEKAETLYDLFNQKLTEAGFIVETGVFGAMMDVKIVNHGPVTIMLDSDEMRK is encoded by the coding sequence ATGCGTGTACTACTGCAACGGTGTTATGAAGCTTCCGTGAGTGTGGAGGAGGAAGTCATTAGCGAAATAGCTGGAGGTCTTTGTTTATTAGTTGGATTCACCCATAAAGATACCCCAGAAACCGTGGACTATATGGCAAAAAAAATCGTTGGATTACGAATTTTTGAAGATGAATCCGAGAAGATGAATATTTCTTTAGCAGAACGAGGCGGCGCGATTCTTAGCGTTTCCCAGTTCACTTTATACGCTGATGTAAGTAGAGGAAAACGTCCAAGCTTTACAAAATCCGCCCCAGCAGAAAAAGCAGAAACACTGTATGACTTATTTAATCAAAAACTTACAGAAGCGGGTTTTATTGTTGAAACTGGAGTATTTGGCGCAATGATGGATGTGAAAATTGTCAATCACGGTCCAGTAACAATAATGCTCGATTCAGATGAAATGCGTAAATAA
- the hisS gene encoding histidine--tRNA ligase: MDLQLPRGTRDILPEEVSKWHFLETEFKKVCENYQYEEIRTPVFEHTELFERGVGDSTDIVSKEMYTFQDKGGRSLTLRPEGTASVVRAFVEHKLYGEVSQPIKMYYNEPMFRYERPQGGRQRQFTQMGIEALGSDDPSIDVEVISLAMEFFRKIGLINIKLVINSLGDKESRLKHREALVAHFEPHIDEFCAECQVRLHKNPLRILDCKKDHDNPLIQSAPSILDFLNEESVAYFENVKKYLNALEIPFEIDSTMVRGLDYYNHTTFEIMSVEEGFGAKTTLCGGGRYHGLVREFGGPDTPGMGFGIGVERILLALEKADIKIPAKKPLEVYVITAQPEAELKAVTLVNKLRQNGISAEKDYLKRKFKAQLKDANRKNAVYTIILGEEELQTGNYQLKNMETGEQEAVSETTILEKLINTKGEN; the protein is encoded by the coding sequence ATGGATTTGCAATTACCGAGAGGGACACGAGATATTTTGCCAGAAGAGGTTAGTAAATGGCATTTTTTAGAGACAGAGTTTAAAAAAGTGTGTGAGAACTATCAATATGAAGAAATTAGAACACCTGTTTTTGAACATACAGAATTATTTGAACGCGGGGTTGGTGATTCCACCGATATCGTATCAAAAGAAATGTACACTTTCCAAGATAAGGGTGGCAGAAGTTTAACGCTGAGACCAGAGGGGACCGCTTCTGTTGTTCGTGCTTTTGTTGAGCATAAATTATACGGCGAAGTAAGCCAACCAATCAAAATGTATTATAATGAGCCAATGTTTCGTTATGAACGTCCACAAGGCGGAAGACAACGCCAGTTTACTCAAATGGGCATTGAGGCGCTTGGAAGTGATGATCCTTCTATTGATGTAGAAGTAATTTCACTAGCAATGGAGTTTTTCCGAAAAATTGGTCTAATAAATATTAAATTGGTCATTAATAGTCTTGGTGATAAAGAAAGTCGTCTAAAACACCGGGAAGCCCTGGTTGCGCATTTTGAACCACATATTGATGAATTTTGTGCGGAATGCCAAGTGCGGTTACACAAAAATCCACTGCGTATTTTAGACTGTAAAAAAGATCATGACAATCCACTAATTCAATCGGCACCATCTATTCTGGACTTTTTAAATGAAGAATCTGTTGCCTATTTTGAAAATGTAAAAAAATACTTAAATGCGCTAGAGATTCCGTTTGAAATTGATTCAACGATGGTTCGTGGTTTAGATTATTATAACCATACGACATTTGAAATTATGAGCGTAGAAGAAGGATTTGGTGCGAAAACAACGCTTTGTGGTGGCGGAAGATATCACGGTTTAGTGAGAGAGTTTGGTGGCCCAGATACACCAGGAATGGGCTTTGGTATTGGTGTGGAACGTATTTTACTGGCGCTAGAAAAAGCGGACATCAAAATACCTGCGAAAAAACCGTTAGAGGTTTATGTGATTACAGCGCAACCGGAAGCAGAACTAAAAGCCGTAACACTCGTAAATAAATTAAGACAAAACGGCATTAGTGCAGAAAAAGATTACTTAAAACGTAAATTCAAAGCACAACTAAAAGACGCCAATAGAAAAAATGCCGTATATACCATTATTCTTGGTGAAGAAGAATTACAAACAGGCAATTATCAATTGAAAAATATGGAAACAGGCGAGCAAGAAGCTGTGTCTGAAACAACTATACTAGAAAAATTAATAAACACCAAGGGGGAGAATTAA
- a CDS encoding LapA family protein, translating to MKENKVQWQVIAGIILALIIAIFAVINVDPVEVNFLFAQAEWPLILIILGSVLCGCLIIFFLNIAKSRGMKKQVKQLTSEKAELERQLAAAKAMKTHSSKVETRDTENVVDTTK from the coding sequence ATGAAAGAAAATAAAGTACAGTGGCAAGTAATTGCGGGGATTATTTTAGCACTCATTATTGCTATTTTTGCAGTTATTAATGTAGATCCAGTAGAAGTAAACTTTTTATTTGCGCAAGCGGAGTGGCCATTAATTTTAATTATTTTAGGCTCTGTTCTTTGTGGTTGTTTAATTATCTTTTTCTTAAATATCGCGAAATCGCGTGGAATGAAGAAACAAGTAAAACAATTAACATCCGAAAAAGCAGAATTAGAACGCCAACTAGCAGCTGCTAAAGCAATGAAAACTCATTCATCTAAAGTAGAAACACGTGATACAGAAAATGTGGTAGACACAACTAAATAA
- a CDS encoding RelA/SpoT family protein — protein sequence MAKEQNLTAEQVIDMASHYMNQEHLALVKKAYEFARDSHKEQFRKSGEPYIIHPIQVAGILVELKMDPSTVASGFLHDVVEDTPVTLADLEEVFGSEVAMLVDGVTKLGKIKYKSHEEQQAENHRKMFIAMAQDIRVILIKLADRLHNMRTLKHLPVEKQRRIANETLEIFAPLAHRLGISRVKWELEDTALRYLNPQQYYRIVHLMKQKRDARERYLHDVIDGVNENLDELNIQADISGRPKHIYSIYRKMSEQNKQFNEIYDLLAVRIVVSSIKDCYAVLGIIHTRWKPMPGRFKDYIAMPKSNMYQSIHTTVIGPQGEPLEVQIRTHEMHQIAEYGVAAHWAYKEGKVVNSKTSFDNKLTWFREILEYQNESDNAEEFMESLKLDLFSDVVYVFTPKGDVYELPNGSVPLDFAYRVHTEIGNKTIGAKINGKIVTLDYKLKTGDIIDILTSKHSYGPSRDWLKLVQTSQARNKIKQFFKRQAKEENVEKGRDLVEKEIRQLGFESKKIMTPENLRKLADKLNFSHEDDLFAAVGYNGITALQVANRLTEKLRKERELEAETEKLLTQSENKPSNSDANNEKLKIKHNAGVVVQGVGNLLIRLSRCCNPVPGDAIVGYITKGRGISIHRQDCPNVQAIEPERLIEVDWEDADSQAKNDYNVDIEIYGYNRNGLLNDILQVINSLTSNINGVNAKVDNNKMATLVVTLQIHNINHLQRVVDKIKQIPDVYTVRRLMN from the coding sequence ATGGCGAAAGAACAAAATCTGACAGCTGAGCAGGTCATCGATATGGCTTCTCATTATATGAATCAGGAACATCTAGCGCTCGTAAAAAAAGCGTATGAATTTGCGCGCGATTCTCATAAAGAGCAATTTCGTAAATCAGGTGAGCCGTATATTATTCATCCAATTCAAGTTGCCGGCATTTTAGTCGAATTAAAAATGGATCCATCGACCGTTGCATCTGGATTTTTACATGATGTCGTGGAAGATACGCCAGTCACACTAGCGGATTTAGAAGAAGTTTTTGGCAGTGAAGTTGCCATGCTAGTAGACGGAGTAACGAAACTTGGTAAAATTAAATATAAATCACACGAAGAACAACAAGCTGAAAATCATCGGAAAATGTTCATTGCGATGGCGCAGGATATTCGCGTTATTTTAATCAAACTGGCGGACCGTTTGCATAATATGCGGACATTAAAACATTTGCCCGTGGAAAAACAACGTAGAATTGCGAACGAAACATTAGAAATTTTTGCGCCACTTGCACATCGCTTGGGTATTTCGCGAGTGAAATGGGAGCTGGAAGATACAGCGCTGCGTTATTTAAATCCACAACAATATTATCGCATCGTTCACTTAATGAAACAAAAGCGGGATGCAAGAGAGCGTTATTTGCATGATGTGATTGACGGTGTGAATGAAAATCTAGATGAACTCAATATTCAAGCGGATATTTCTGGAAGACCAAAACATATTTATTCGATTTACCGGAAAATGAGCGAACAAAATAAACAATTTAACGAAATTTATGATTTGTTGGCTGTTCGAATTGTAGTTAGTAGTATCAAGGATTGCTATGCTGTTCTTGGTATTATTCATACGCGCTGGAAACCGATGCCAGGTCGCTTTAAAGATTATATTGCGATGCCGAAGTCGAATATGTATCAATCGATTCACACGACGGTTATAGGGCCTCAAGGAGAACCGCTTGAAGTTCAAATTAGAACGCACGAAATGCACCAAATCGCTGAATACGGGGTTGCGGCACACTGGGCCTATAAAGAAGGCAAAGTGGTTAATTCCAAAACTTCATTCGATAATAAATTAACATGGTTCCGAGAAATTTTAGAATATCAAAATGAATCGGATAATGCGGAAGAGTTTATGGAAAGCTTGAAACTCGACTTATTTTCGGATGTTGTTTACGTATTTACTCCAAAAGGCGATGTGTACGAGTTACCAAATGGCTCTGTACCACTCGATTTTGCTTACCGTGTCCATACCGAAATCGGAAACAAAACAATCGGGGCTAAAATTAACGGAAAAATTGTGACACTCGACTATAAATTAAAAACGGGCGATATTATTGATATTTTAACGTCCAAACATTCTTACGGCCCAAGTCGCGACTGGCTTAAATTAGTTCAAACTTCGCAAGCGCGAAATAAAATTAAACAATTTTTCAAACGACAAGCAAAAGAAGAGAATGTCGAAAAAGGTCGCGATTTAGTTGAGAAAGAAATTAGACAACTTGGATTCGAATCGAAAAAAATTATGACGCCAGAAAATCTTCGTAAATTAGCTGATAAACTAAATTTTTCGCATGAAGATGATTTGTTTGCAGCTGTTGGTTATAATGGCATTACAGCTTTACAAGTAGCTAACCGCTTAACAGAAAAACTTCGAAAAGAACGTGAATTAGAAGCAGAAACAGAGAAGTTATTGACGCAATCAGAAAATAAACCTTCGAATTCAGATGCTAACAATGAGAAACTGAAGATTAAGCATAATGCAGGAGTAGTTGTTCAAGGAGTAGGTAATCTATTGATTCGACTATCCAGATGTTGTAATCCAGTGCCTGGTGATGCTATCGTTGGTTATATTACAAAAGGTCGAGGCATTTCTATACATCGTCAAGATTGCCCAAATGTTCAAGCTATTGAACCAGAGCGGCTGATCGAAGTGGACTGGGAAGATGCTGATTCACAAGCGAAAAATGACTATAATGTAGACATCGAAATTTATGGCTATAATCGTAACGGTTTGCTAAATGATATTCTACAAGTGATTAACAGTCTAACTTCCAATATTAACGGCGTCAATGCTAAGGTTGATAACAACAAGATGGCAACATTAGTGGTCACGCTACAGATTCATAATATTAATCATTTACAACGTGTAGTGGATAAAATAAAACAAATTCCAGATGTTTATACAGTGAGAAGATTAATGAACTAA
- the recJ gene encoding single-stranded-DNA-specific exonuclease RecJ yields MIHSKYLWNIEGAAEDKASQLAEQLKISLPLAKLLWKRKITTQGQFDKFFHPEKYESYDPFLFAEMDLAVARIKRAIELNEQILVYGDYDADGVTSIAVLMKTLRHLGANAEFYIPNRFTEGYGPNITAFDMAKNQGTDLIITVDNGIAALEVMTHAKEIGLDVIVTDHHEPREVMPEAVAVIHPKHPKSAYPFDELAGVGVAYKLSHALLGEEPKELLDLVAVGTVADLVSLTDENRLLVQLGLRQLRESANLGLSVLAKKASLKLEEATEETIGFGLAPRLNAVGRLGPADPAADLLLTEDPEEALFLAEEIDDANKERKQIVVDTTKLAMEAIEAKETLGNVLVVYGEGWNTGILGIVASKLVGTYSRPAIVLGIDPVTGIAKGSGRSVDAFHLYQALDKHRDLMTAFGGHPMAAGLTLPAENLTELEAKLQEEASFLSEEDFRPALKIEEKINIADVSVAFIAQLEKLAPFGMDNPKPIFLLENMHLKGTKRIGADKTHLKTMLATEENDATLDSIGFGVGDLVEKISPNAAVDVVGELSINEWNNVKKPQLRMMDIHISHWQLFDVRNKSEWARILQEQTESRVFVCFEERTIGTLGEKNYILVDEKADFTADFQTEELVFADMPTKTELVETIVRETKPERIFVHFDAAEGNQIPAIPDRLAFAELYSLIKKFQPFPIEKYTPRLMQKFGWNKEQIDFMSKVFFDLEFAKMESGQIIINEVVEKRNLDESLVYQQKVEEITTRKKLLYSNYTELHSWMESMMETSIYPNAEELENGN; encoded by the coding sequence GTGATTCATTCAAAATACTTATGGAATATCGAGGGAGCGGCGGAAGACAAAGCAAGCCAATTAGCAGAACAGCTAAAAATTTCGCTTCCACTTGCAAAACTACTTTGGAAAAGAAAAATTACAACGCAAGGACAATTCGATAAATTTTTCCACCCAGAAAAATATGAAAGCTATGACCCATTTTTATTTGCTGAAATGGATCTTGCGGTTGCTAGAATTAAGCGAGCGATAGAACTAAATGAGCAGATTTTAGTTTACGGAGATTATGATGCAGATGGAGTTACTAGTATTGCCGTTTTAATGAAAACACTGCGGCATTTAGGAGCAAATGCTGAATTTTATATTCCTAATCGTTTTACGGAAGGTTATGGTCCAAATATCACTGCTTTTGATATGGCTAAAAACCAAGGAACGGATTTAATTATTACGGTTGATAATGGTATTGCGGCGCTTGAAGTAATGACGCATGCCAAAGAGATTGGTTTAGATGTTATTGTGACGGATCACCATGAACCACGGGAAGTTATGCCGGAAGCTGTTGCAGTAATTCATCCGAAGCATCCTAAGTCAGCTTATCCTTTTGATGAATTAGCGGGTGTGGGTGTTGCTTATAAGTTATCGCATGCATTACTTGGAGAAGAACCGAAAGAATTGCTTGATTTAGTTGCAGTTGGAACGGTGGCAGATTTAGTTTCTTTAACAGATGAAAATCGCTTACTTGTCCAACTTGGATTGCGCCAATTGCGCGAATCCGCGAACCTTGGACTTTCAGTGTTAGCTAAAAAAGCTAGTTTGAAGTTAGAAGAGGCTACGGAAGAAACTATTGGCTTTGGTTTAGCTCCACGACTGAATGCTGTTGGTCGTTTAGGCCCAGCAGATCCAGCGGCGGATTTACTTTTAACAGAGGATCCAGAAGAAGCACTTTTCTTAGCAGAAGAAATTGATGATGCGAATAAAGAACGTAAACAAATAGTTGTTGATACAACGAAGCTCGCGATGGAGGCAATTGAGGCAAAAGAAACATTAGGAAATGTGCTCGTTGTTTACGGAGAGGGTTGGAATACAGGGATTTTAGGGATAGTTGCTTCTAAATTAGTTGGAACATATTCTCGTCCGGCGATTGTACTAGGAATTGATCCAGTTACTGGAATTGCCAAAGGATCTGGTCGAAGCGTCGATGCATTTCATTTGTATCAAGCGCTTGATAAACATCGTGATTTAATGACTGCATTTGGTGGGCATCCAATGGCTGCGGGTCTTACATTGCCCGCTGAAAATCTAACAGAATTAGAAGCTAAATTACAAGAAGAAGCGAGTTTTCTTTCTGAAGAAGATTTCCGCCCAGCCTTGAAAATAGAAGAGAAAATAAATATTGCGGATGTTTCCGTAGCATTTATTGCTCAACTTGAAAAATTAGCTCCTTTTGGAATGGATAACCCTAAACCAATTTTCTTGTTAGAAAATATGCATTTAAAAGGAACGAAAAGAATTGGGGCAGATAAAACCCATTTAAAAACAATGCTTGCTACAGAGGAAAATGATGCCACTTTAGATTCTATCGGATTTGGTGTAGGCGATTTGGTAGAAAAAATTTCTCCAAATGCAGCCGTGGACGTGGTTGGGGAATTATCCATCAATGAATGGAATAATGTGAAAAAACCACAACTACGCATGATGGACATTCACATCTCGCATTGGCAACTTTTCGATGTACGTAATAAATCTGAGTGGGCTAGGATTCTCCAAGAACAAACAGAATCAAGAGTTTTTGTTTGTTTTGAAGAAAGAACGATTGGCACGCTTGGAGAAAAAAACTATATTTTAGTGGATGAAAAAGCTGATTTTACGGCGGATTTCCAGACAGAAGAACTTGTTTTTGCGGATATGCCAACGAAGACTGAATTAGTGGAAACGATTGTTCGTGAAACGAAACCAGAGCGTATTTTTGTCCATTTTGATGCAGCAGAGGGGAATCAAATTCCAGCAATTCCAGACCGGTTAGCCTTTGCTGAGCTATATAGTCTCATCAAAAAATTCCAACCATTTCCAATTGAAAAGTACACACCACGGCTAATGCAAAAGTTTGGCTGGAATAAAGAGCAAATAGATTTCATGTCAAAGGTGTTTTTTGATTTAGAATTTGCTAAAATGGAAAGTGGTCAGATTATTATTAATGAAGTTGTTGAAAAACGTAATCTGGACGAATCACTTGTTTATCAACAAAAGGTAGAAGAAATAACTACAAGAAAAAAACTGTTGTACTCTAACTATACGGAACTTCATAGTTGGATGGAATCAATGATGGAAACATCAATTTACCCGAATGCGGAGGAACTAGAAAATGGAAATTAA
- a CDS encoding N-acetylmuramoyl-L-alanine amidase, with protein sequence MKNKFIFITVVSILLIAAGIFTTIAMANANSVVVKAEVLNVRSGPGLAYDVTSQARKNEVLRVVGEENQWYKVQLDNGNSGWVASWLVENTDVSAASNSVAIVSSDGGLNVREKPSTSSKALGLLNNGDQVTVTSQQNGWAQIQYNGTSAWVSSDYLTIRESVTKVDESELQTVTIRDDSTNIRNKPSRDGAVIEKANSGQGFAIQGVQGDWYKIRTTSGEEGYVANWVVDVSDKGQTSSPRSKTTKLSEATIVIDPGHGGNDPGAKGSNGTIEKEMTLKTAKQLKQKLEARGAKVILTRNSDKYVSLKGRTNIAAENNADVFISIHFDSLEDASKGVSGQTTYYYDNSDKSLAESINTTLGKDLPTTNRGARVGDYYVVRENSQPAVLLELGYLSSAKDESNINSASYRSQIAESVTDGLSNYFSN encoded by the coding sequence ATGAAGAATAAATTCATTTTTATCACCGTTGTCTCCATTTTATTGATTGCAGCAGGTATTTTTACAACCATAGCAATGGCGAACGCGAATTCCGTAGTCGTCAAAGCAGAAGTCTTGAATGTCCGCAGCGGTCCTGGTTTAGCATATGATGTAACGAGCCAAGCCAGAAAAAATGAAGTACTCCGGGTAGTCGGTGAAGAAAATCAATGGTACAAAGTTCAGTTAGATAACGGAAATAGCGGTTGGGTTGCAAGCTGGTTAGTAGAAAACACTGATGTCAGCGCAGCAAGTAACAGTGTCGCTATCGTTTCTTCTGACGGCGGTTTGAATGTACGTGAAAAACCAAGTACCTCAAGTAAAGCACTTGGATTGCTAAATAATGGTGATCAAGTAACAGTTACTAGCCAACAAAACGGCTGGGCGCAAATCCAATATAACGGTACAAGCGCATGGGTTAGCTCCGATTACTTAACGATTCGTGAATCTGTTACAAAAGTAGATGAAAGTGAGCTACAAACAGTAACCATTCGCGATGACTCCACTAATATTAGAAATAAGCCAAGTCGTGATGGCGCCGTCATCGAAAAAGCAAATTCTGGTCAAGGGTTCGCTATTCAAGGAGTACAAGGTGACTGGTATAAGATACGTACGACAAGCGGCGAAGAAGGTTATGTAGCTAACTGGGTAGTCGATGTTTCTGACAAAGGTCAAACATCCAGCCCTCGAAGCAAAACAACCAAATTATCCGAAGCAACCATCGTTATTGACCCCGGACACGGTGGCAACGATCCGGGCGCTAAAGGGTCAAATGGCACAATTGAAAAAGAAATGACTTTGAAGACAGCAAAACAATTAAAACAAAAATTAGAAGCTAGAGGCGCTAAAGTAATCCTAACGAGAAACAGTGATAAATATGTCTCTCTAAAAGGAAGAACAAATATAGCTGCCGAAAATAATGCAGATGTGTTTATTAGTATTCACTTTGATAGCTTAGAAGACGCGAGCAAAGGGGTAAGCGGGCAAACAACTTATTATTATGATAATAGTGATAAATCGCTTGCTGAAAGTATTAATACTACGCTCGGGAAAGACCTCCCTACTACTAATCGTGGTGCAAGAGTCGGCGATTATTATGTAGTCAGAGAAAATTCTCAACCCGCAGTCCTTCTAGAACTTGGTTATCTAAGTTCTGCAAAAGATGAAAGTAATATCAACTCAGCATCATACAGAAGCCAAATCGCTGAATCAGTAACAGATGGCCTATCTAATTACTTCTCTAATTAA
- the aspS gene encoding aspartate--tRNA ligase, which produces MEKRTSYCGELNEAHIGQSVVLHGWVQKRRDLGGLIFIDLRDREGIVQVVFNPEFSKEALEIADSVRNEFVVTIKGTVHARGEKAINEKLATGKVEVLAEEITILNTSKTPPFYIEDGVNVSDELRLKYRYLDLRRPEMNNIFKMRHTVTRTFRNKLDALGFFDIETPYLTKSTPEGARDYLVPSRVYPGNFYALPQSPQILKQLLMTAGFDKYYQIVRCFRDEDLRGDRQPEFTQIDLETSFLTKEEIQAITEDMLVDVVKEAKNITIDKPFPRMTYKEAMDRFGSDKPDIRFGLELQNVSDVVKDVDFKVFQSAIENGGEVKAINAKAAAANFSRKDLDALGVFVANYGAKGLAWLKVEAGELKGPIAKFFPEEKATELKASLQAEDGDLLLFAADKADIVAASLGALRNKLGKELNLINEEELAFLWVTDWPLFEYDEEAGRYVSAHHPFTLPKEEDIPLLETDSSKVMAEAYDIVLNGYEIGGGSLRIYKKEVQESMFRALGFTDESAKEQFGFLMDALEYGTPPHGGIALGLDRIVMILAGRNNLRDTIAFPKTGSAVDPLTNAPGEVSEAQLAELKLETVKKETN; this is translated from the coding sequence ATGGAAAAACGTACAAGTTACTGCGGTGAATTAAACGAAGCGCATATTGGTCAAAGTGTTGTCCTTCATGGGTGGGTGCAAAAAAGACGCGACTTAGGTGGTTTAATTTTTATTGATTTACGTGATCGCGAAGGAATTGTCCAAGTTGTTTTCAATCCTGAATTTTCGAAAGAAGCGCTTGAAATCGCTGATAGTGTTCGAAATGAATTTGTTGTTACTATTAAAGGGACAGTCCATGCTCGTGGTGAAAAAGCTATCAATGAAAAATTAGCAACTGGTAAAGTAGAAGTTTTAGCAGAAGAAATTACCATTTTAAATACGTCTAAAACACCACCATTTTATATTGAAGATGGCGTGAATGTTTCGGATGAATTGCGTTTGAAATACCGTTATTTAGACTTACGACGCCCGGAAATGAACAACATTTTCAAAATGCGTCACACGGTAACGAGAACGTTCCGCAATAAGCTGGATGCACTCGGATTCTTTGATATTGAAACACCTTATTTAACGAAAAGTACGCCAGAAGGTGCACGCGATTATCTTGTACCAAGTCGTGTTTACCCTGGTAACTTCTATGCATTGCCACAATCTCCGCAAATTTTAAAACAGTTACTAATGACTGCTGGGTTTGATAAATATTACCAAATCGTACGTTGCTTCCGCGATGAGGATTTGCGCGGTGACCGTCAACCTGAATTTACACAAATCGATTTAGAGACTAGCTTTTTAACGAAAGAAGAAATCCAAGCGATTACGGAAGATATGTTAGTAGATGTAGTGAAAGAAGCGAAAAATATTACTATCGACAAACCGTTTCCTCGTATGACATATAAAGAAGCAATGGATCGTTTTGGCAGTGATAAACCGGATATTCGTTTTGGTTTAGAATTACAAAATGTATCCGATGTCGTAAAAGATGTTGATTTTAAAGTTTTCCAATCCGCAATCGAAAATGGTGGAGAAGTGAAAGCAATCAATGCAAAAGCAGCCGCAGCTAATTTTTCACGCAAAGATTTAGATGCACTAGGTGTTTTTGTTGCTAACTACGGGGCAAAAGGTCTTGCTTGGTTAAAAGTAGAGGCTGGTGAACTGAAAGGCCCGATTGCTAAATTCTTCCCTGAAGAAAAAGCAACAGAACTAAAAGCATCTCTACAAGCAGAAGATGGCGATTTATTACTATTTGCAGCTGATAAAGCAGATATCGTTGCAGCATCACTGGGGGCGCTTCGTAATAAACTTGGTAAAGAGTTAAACTTAATCAATGAAGAAGAACTTGCTTTCTTATGGGTGACTGATTGGCCGTTATTTGAATATGATGAAGAAGCAGGGCGCTATGTATCTGCGCATCATCCATTCACTTTACCAAAAGAAGAAGATATTCCACTTCTTGAAACGGACTCTTCTAAAGTAATGGCAGAAGCTTATGATATCGTATTAAATGGATATGAAATCGGCGGAGGTTCATTACGGATTTATAAAAAAGAAGTGCAAGAATCGATGTTCCGTGCACTTGGCTTTACGGATGAATCAGCGAAAGAACAATTTGGCTTCCTAATGGATGCGTTAGAATATGGTACACCGCCTCATGGTGGTATCGCGCTTGGATTAGATCGTATCGTTATGATCTTAGCTGGCCGAAATAACTTGCGTGACACAATAGCATTCCCTAAAACAGGTAGTGCAGTGGATCCGCTAACAAATGCACCAGGTGAAGTGAGTGAAGCACAGCTAGCAGAGTTGAAACTCGAGACAGTGAAAAAAGAAACAAACTAA